The DNA region TTGAGAAGGCACAGTATGACTTGTGGAGCGGGGGATATGATTTGGAGTGGAAAATTCAGCTGGGATCTTACAGCCCATTGGGTCAGGTGAAGCGAGTTCTGGAGCTTCGAGAGAGCGCAAGAGGCAGCTCCTACTAGTAACACCGGCTGCAGTGGATTTACAgtgtaaaaagaaaaggttggAATGGAATATGATTAGAGCGAGGAAGAAGTGTTCTGCCATATTCTCAAATCTTTGTAACAATCTGTTCATAAGTGaagcaagaaaaagaaagaaacaaaaatattcaGGTATAGCATCTTTCGTGTAACAAATTTTTGTGTAGAATCTTTCTAATGATGAAATACCTTGTAGTCCAAGAAACATAATCGGTTGATTTGGTGACTCGGTGAAAAACTGTGCGACTCTTCGCCCAACTTCCGGGCGTAATTCTTGTTCAATCTTTTATATGATTgctattgaaaatttaaagggGTGTTTGGATTATAAGGAAAagtttttaactttaattttaactcaacacactgcacaatgaaaatatatattttttaagtaaaaaattttaattttaattttaacccAACACattatataacaaaaatacacgtttgtcaagttaaatttataatctcatcttatttgttctttttcacaattaaaattaaaattaaaattattttaactctgaaactaaACGCACCATAAAACGACATTTGGCTGGAAAGCTAAAATCACGGACAATTCATCTCCCTTGATGCCGTCTCAACGAAGTTTGTTATATCCATTCTCGGCTTTATACTTTAGTTCTCGGCCAGCCAGATTGTTGTTTAGGTATCGGTGAGGCGAATCAGGGAAACTTCTCGACTTGGGGAGCTTtctccgtttggttttacaatgcaattttaactctatttcaCTTAATtccaattcaacaacataattatttctcttttcattattttttttttatttttttaaccattcaattcaatttttaaaattaaattctctcaacttttcattacttttttcacaattcaacaacacaataattactttttcaaattattatttattttttccacaattcaatgACACAATCgttattttttctcaactattcatcatttttccacactttttttcataattcaacaacacaatcgttacaaataaattaaaatcaaaactcgattctaaaaccaaatacaaaTTAAAAGGTATTTGAGTTTCAAATGCTAACCGACTTAATGTGAACTCGTCCGCACTGAATCCTGTCTTCATATTTAAACTGAGAATCAAAGTTTTCAACTTTTTCCCCCTAATTTTTTGACGCCATCTTTTTCCCTATGTCCCTTCCTCCTCCTGCTTCCTTTGGAAGCTTTGACGGAAGGAGAGAATTTTCTTGATTCGTCTCTTGCTTTGACAAATCTCACATCTTCCCCGCCGGGAGACTTCCGATTCCGATCCGGAATCGGAGGAGGAGGTGTGGAGATGCCGATTGAGATGCCCAGAGGCCTGCCGTTCTCGGTGGACACGTGGACCCAGGCTTCGCAGAGGAAGCGGCACCATTTCCTCACGCACGCCCACCGGGATCACTCTGTCGGGATCGCCAATTTCACCAACCGGATATACTCTACTCGCCTGACTCAGTCGCTCGTCCTTCAGCACTTCCCTCGGGTTCGAGCTTTCCGGCTGCTCCTTGTTTGTTCGAAAGATTGAGCTCTGAATCTTTTACGAAATTGAACCCAAATTTGGGATGTTTTGCAGCTTGATGGTTCGTTGTTCGTGAACATTGAGGTGGGGCAATCGATCGTTATTGATGATCCCGATGGGCAGCATTTTACGGTGGCTGCTTTCGATGCCAATCATTGCCCCGGTACGTGATTGTGATTGCTCATCTCCTCCATCGGGCTCTGGCCTGTCAGGCCTGTCATCAGATTTTGAGCTGATGTAAATCTTTAGGTTATAGGGTTTTAGGCAAATCAGACATGTTGCTTCTGCAGTTCGTGACTGTGGCAGCGCTTCGCCTCCAATAGTGTGATGCATATTCGAGTCACTAATGGCCGTAGAATCGATTCATTGACATCGATATTCTGGGGCAGTTTTCATATGACAACAGTTTTGAAGATGCTTTTGTCCGATGATTTATCCGCGTTGGATTTCTAAACTTCAGGAGCTGTAATGTTCTTGTTTGAGGGCGAGTTTGGTAACGTTCTGCACACGGTGATTGCAGACTCACCCCTGAGTGCCTGCAAAACTTACCAGCAAAGTACGTTGgcagaaaaggagaagagcCCATGTGCCGACTTGATTATGTTTTCTTGGACTGTACGTTTGGTAAATACACACAAAGGATGCCCAGCAAATATTCAGCGATTAGACAGGTATAGATTTGGAGATTGCCGGGGGTTGATGCGCTTATTAActtgtgtttttgttgttaaTCGAGCCAATCATGAACTTTATTGAAAGATCTAGTTCTAGGACCTTAAATCATTTGGGGTTAAATAGGTAGGAAGTATGAAatgaaaagtatatatagttatTACCATTACATGTCAATATTGCAGGTACTCAACTGTATATGGAAGCACCCTGATGCCCCAGTAGTTTATTTGACTTGTGACCTACTCGGTCAGGAGGAAATTCTAGATGAGGTGTCGAGGACTTTTGGGTCCAAGATATATGTGGATAAAGTTGTCCACCCGGAATTTTTCCAAGCTTTGTCCCTCACATATCCAGAAGTACTCTCTGGAGACTCATCTTCACGGTTCCATTTGTTCGATGGGTTCCCCAGATTTTACGAGAGAGCAAAAGCGAAGCTTGAAGAGGCAAAAGTGAATTCCCAGCCCGAGCCTCTTATAATCCGACCTTCAACACAGTGGTATGCATGCGAGGAGGAGTCCTCGCAGGCAGACGTCAAAATGAGGCAGAAATTTTACGAAGAAGTTAAGGACCAGTTTGGTGTTTGGCATGTCTGTTATTCAATGCACTCATCCAAGGAAGAGCTCGAGTGGGCCCTGCAGCTATTGGCGCCTAAGTGGGTGGCCTCGACAACACCGAATTGCTGGGCTATGGAGTTGGACTATGTTAGGAAGAACTGTTTGGCAAGTAAAATTCCTACGAACGACCCTTTGTGGAAGATTTTAGATATTGGAAAGGGAACCCCATTAGATACCGAGGACACTTGTGAAGACGTGCATTGCTCATCGTCACAAGTGATTGCAGAGCTAACTCAAACTTCTGTTGCAGCAGAAGTGCAGCATCAAGGGAAAGTGTCCATGATTAGGAAAGAGTTGATCAATTCGTCTCCTCCATGTAAACGGCCGAATCTGACCTTATTCGGCAGAGCCAGACTTGGCACTCAAGATTCTACTAATTCTTCTCCACTGAAAGAAGTGAGAAGCCCTCGCCCAAATGGGAGACCCCCACAAACGGTTCAGGTGTCGAACAAATTAGAAGATGAAGTCTCATGCCAAGAGAGAGACGCCAAATGGAATTGCGAGGAACTGGAGGAAAGAcaggaagaggaggcagatGTTAAAGAGGTACATACTCAGATTTCAGGTGAGAAAGAGCGCGAAAATCGTAAGGCTTTCCCTTCCTCTCCTGTATGGTTGTCGAAGAGCTTTAGCGACAGCTTTAGAAAGTTGTACAGATCAAGGAACGTGCCTGTGCCACAGCCTCTTCCTTCGCTAGTCGAGCTTAATGCCAGCAGACGCACCAAGAGGAGTTTCTGAGAGTTCTCATTGATCATTTAACCATTTATTGGAGACTTCCGCCAGGAAGCCTCCCTTCTCGGCAGAATCTTGCCCATACCATATATATGTTCTTGTTGGACGGCTTCAGCCTGCTGTTCGGTAAAGAAGCGCAACTTGCACTCGAGTTGGCCCCAATTGAGATTCGATCGGCTCAACAGCATGCATTGTCGGTCTACTCAAGACCGAAgagttcaaattttttttttttaactcttattaattttatacttGATTGATGTTTTAGCAGCAGCATATACGCTGATTGGATGTACAGCTACAGGGAGCTGCAACTGTATAGCTGTAAACTGTTGAATTGGTAAACAttcttaaactttttttttttaataaggcATCGCCTTCGTTTGCCTTCCTCGGCTCGGCCCTTGATCTTTCAAATCCGAAAATTTGAAGAGTTGAGGTGACTCACCGTCAACCACCCTGATCTTTGTCGAAATCACTATCAAGGTCGACTGCCTTCAGAGATCTTTGTCATCGATCCAAATCGGTAGTCATGAGTTATTATCGAGCCGCTCTCTTCATTGCATATaattaggggtgtgcacggataccgggtatacccggaaccggtcggAATCTACCTggtagggtagggtccgggtagctcgtattgaaaatagggtagggtTCGGGTATCAAAATAAGGAACCGGTGAAATCcgattccggttccggttccggtttcAACCTATAGGATACCCAGAACCGGAGTCGAAATTGGTACCCGGAATCGGATggtaattacttaaaaaagaaaagaaaaggtaaagTTAGTCTCATTTTCTGTTAGTCTTAACATAGTTTGGAAGATTGAAGACACAGGACAGGAAGAATCCTAAATCGCCTCTCGTCTCTGATTCCACCTCCTCTCGTCTCCGTCGGTCGCCTCTCGTCAGTACTCTCCACTCCAGCTCCCCTCCCTTATCGTTCTTCTCGCCTCGGTTTACGTCCTGGTACGTTGTTCGGCGGGTGCAAAGCTCATCCCGCCCTTATCGCTTTCGCGGTTGCCTGCCTCCCTTTCCCTCTCTTTCGCTCTCCGCCATCCCTTCTTTCATTATTGTTGACATCCGATCTCTGCAACCGTAACCTCTTACCGCCTCTACTCCGCATTGCCCAGCTGAATTGAAAGAGGAGAGAGTTTTCATTTCTAGGGTTTCCTAATTTTGTTGACTTCCTCTGGCTTAGTTGATTTCCGATTAATTGTCCCCTCTGACG from Punica granatum isolate Tunisia-2019 chromosome 3, ASM765513v2, whole genome shotgun sequence includes:
- the LOC116199486 gene encoding LOW QUALITY PROTEIN: 5' exonuclease Apollo (The sequence of the model RefSeq protein was modified relative to this genomic sequence to represent the inferred CDS: inserted 1 base in 1 codon), which encodes MPIEMPRGLPFSVDTWTQASQRKRHHFLTHAHRDHSVGIANFTNRIYSTRLTQSLVLQHFPRLDGSLFVNIEVGQSIVIDDPDGQHFTVAAFDANHCPGAVMFLFEGEFGNVLHXGDCRLTPECLQNLPAKYVGRKGEEPMCRLDYVFLDCTFGKYTQRMPSKYSAIRQVLNCIWKHPDAPVVYLTCDLLGQEEILDEVSRTFGSKIYVDKVVHPEFFQALSLTYPEVLSGDSSSRFHLFDGFPRFYERAKAKLEEAKVNSQPEPLIIRPSTQWYACEEESSQADVKMRQKFYEEVKDQFGVWHVCYSMHSSKEELEWALQLLAPKWVASTTPNCWAMELDYVRKNCLASKIPTNDPLWKILDIGKGTPLDTEDTCEDVHCSSSQVIAELTQTSVAAEVQHQGKVSMIRKELINSSPPCKRPNLTLFGRARLGTQDSTNSSPLKEVRSPRPNGRPPQTVQVSNKLEDEVSCQERDAKWNCEELEERQEEEADVKEVHTQISGEKERENRKAFPSSPVWLSKSFSDSFRKLYRSRNVPVPQPLPSLVELNASRRTKRSF